The following proteins come from a genomic window of Triticum aestivum cultivar Chinese Spring chromosome 6A, IWGSC CS RefSeq v2.1, whole genome shotgun sequence:
- the LOC123127498 gene encoding probable serine/threonine-protein kinase DDB_G0276461: MRRFNPFGGKVQTGVEGRTIDVRNVKITVRNAIAQGGFSCVYLACDALHSSKQYALKHIICNDSESLDLVMKEIQVMNLLKGHANVVTLVAHDVFDMGRTKEALLVMEFCEKSLVSAMESRGTGYYEEKKALLIFRDVCNAVFAMHGQSPPIAHRDLKAENVLLGLDGAWKLCDFGSTSTNHKCFDKPEDRGIEEDIIRKHTTPAYRAPEMWDLYRREVISEKVDIWALGCLLYRICYFKSAFDGESKLQVLNGNYRIPEQPKYSTSVTGLIKDMLEASPNARPDITQVWFRVNELLPLELQKSLPDGASAAISMGLQDDGGYKRTHVTPKRNPPAPPREQSDNSSSHGSANAGDAPLGAFWVTQHAQGSQVADNRNPLFDEEPIKPSPSSKYNQSRVDISTTTPGDRHGHSGQALRNTTSNTVSSNGLKGGSDINLFMEPQGYVKNKASQPQSKTISGNDPFNSFVADFDANNLHSGTTATGKTSELEDEVSNLKEQLKKTTSEKAEMTAKYEKLSAICRSQRQEIQELKRTVAETTPLPSSKVSSRIPELGSQRKERIEGTVWELEQGMLSGNSSVPSSEAKTWQAFPEAKAQARPKVDHATNGRQNLIRNTNAGPSSDAWGFGTSSGSTAAAAQMNRTNAQGSSSQRLSTGAAKKVDQPSGWAGF; encoded by the exons ATGCGGAGGTTCAATCCCTTTGGGGGGAAAGTACAGACTGGAGTGGAAGGCCGCACCATTGATGTAAGGAATGTGAAGATCACAGTACGCAATGCCATTGCACAAGGAGGTTTCTCTTGTGTGTATCTCGCATGTGACGCGTTGCACTCGTCAAAGCAGTATGCATTGAAGCATATCATTTGCAATGACTCGGAATCGCTTGATCTTGTCATGAAGGAGATCCAGGTGATGAATCTCCTCAAAGGGCATGCCAATGTCGTCACACTGGTTGCCCATGATGTTTTTGACATGGGCCGCACAAAGGAGGCATTGCTTGTGATGGAGTTTTGTGAGAAGTCCTTGGTGAGTGCGATGGAGAGCAGAGGTACTGGTTACTATGAGGAGAAGAAGGCACTTTTGATATTCAGAGACGTCTGCAACGCGGTTTTTGCTATGCATGGGCAGTCACCACCAATTGCGCATAG GGATCTTAAAGCCGAAAATGTTCTTCTTGGATTAGATGGTGCATGGAAACTATGTGACTTTGGAAGCACGTCAACAAATCATAAATGCTTTGACAAGCCAGAAGATAGGGGGATCGAGGAAGATATCATTAGGAAGCATACGACCCCGGCATATAGAGCACCTGAG ATGTGGGATCTCTACAGAAGAGAAGTTATTAGTGAGAAGGTTGATATTTGG GCCCTGGGATGTCTTCTCTATAGAATATGCTACTTCAAATCCGCGTTTGATGGAGAGTCAAAGTTGCAGGTCCTTAATGGCAATTATCGCATTCCAGAACAACCTAAGTACAGCACCAGTGTCACAGGGCTGATCAAAGATATGCTGGAAGCATCTCCAAATGCCAGACCAGATATCACACAG GTCTGGTTTCGTGTTAATGAACTACTGCCTCTTGAGTTACAGAAGAGTTTACCTGATGGGGCTTCAGCAGCAATTTCTATGGGCTTGCAGGACGATG GTGGTTATAAAAGAACACATGTGACGCCTAAAAGGAACCCCCCTGCACCTCCAAGAGAACAATCTGATAACTCATCATCTCATGGAAGTGCAAATGCCGGAGATGCACCTCTAGGTGCATTTTGGGTGACCCAACATGCACAGGGTTCTCAAGTTGCTGATAATAGGAATCCCTTGTTTGACGAGGAACCAATTAAACCATCACCTTCATCAAAGTATAACCAAAGTAGGGTGGATATCAGCACCACTACCCCTGGAGATAGGCATGGTCATTCTGGTCAGGCTTTACGAAATACAACAAGTAACACTGTATCCAGTAATGGACTTAAGGGTGGTTCGGATATAAATCTTTTCATGGAACCACAAGGTTATGTGAAAAATAAAGCATCACAGCCACAAAGCAAGACTATATCTGGGAACGATCCCTTCAACAGTTTTGTCGCAGATTTTGATGCAAACAATCTGCATTCAGGGACTACTGCTACTGGTAAGACATCCGAGCTTGAAGATGAAGTGTCCAATCTGAAGGAGCAGTTGAAGAAAACcacgtcggagaaggctgagatgacaGCCAAGTATGAAAAGCTGTCGGCAATCTGCCGCTCCCAGCGCCAAGAAATTCAAGAGCTGAAGCGCACTGTTGCTGAGACTACACCGCTGCCTTCAAGTAAAGTCAGCTCAAGGATACCAGAACTTggatcccag CGGAAGGAGAGGATTGAAGGAACGGTGTGGGAACTTGAGCAAGGAATGCTCTCAGGCAACTCCTCGGTACCCAGCTCTGAGGCCAAGACATGGCAGGCATTCCCTGAGGCGAAAGCTCAGGCCAGGCCAAAGGTCGACCATGCAACCAATGGGAGGCAAAACCTAATACGGAACACGAATGCGGGGCCTTCCTCTGATGCGTGGGGTTTCGGCACATCATCTGGTAGCACTGCAGCAGCAGCACAGATGAACAGAACGAATGCCCAGGGGAGTTCCTCCCAGAGATTGAGCACGGGGGCAGCGAAGAAAGTAGATCAGCCATCGGGATGGGCCGGATTCTAG